One stretch of Bombus vancouverensis nearcticus chromosome 16, iyBomVanc1_principal, whole genome shotgun sequence DNA includes these proteins:
- the LOC117154456 gene encoding vasoactive intestinal polypeptide receptor 2 isoform X2, protein MNGYENVDFNKPVSLSDQKRILKMKADQCHKGNISSSGWCPEVWDEILCWQSTAPGELAILPCPSYITGFDVQANASRECMSDGQWFWNSSTNSTWSNYSQCYRNSLVTVVVALPGGEKNNGTLIKKFFPIVKTISKVGYTVSLFTLVIAFLILVVIKKLRCPRNMLHMHLFASFMLRAFMALMKDILFVSGIALASDVMIKNGNTYWLVDEKENSWLCKVFTSFWQYFILANYFWILMEGLYLHNLVFLALFTDINSSIIGYVCLGWGLPAVFVSCWIVARVTLDNKYCWTTHENSNLFLLIRVPTMLSILINFGLFVNIVRVLLLKLKSTVSEETQRYKRWAKSTLVLVPLFGVHYTVFLGMSYSIGVDETVEVVWLFCDQLFASFQGFFVAVLYCFLNGEVRTEVTKAIRSQKLPRFRTRWNSRPSTHSNSTCSCNASKLGRRSKRPRWWKEPWLCFLHDRTARRSTHSMASTQDIGTRGGSLASSRGYLEIAGNGQSAYPGNQDQQANHTSPLYSKYTDQSLLSFCSNVSEVTPCTGLNTDRIREQHCWSDSECCHLAYELHNLHHGSS, encoded by the exons ATGAATGGCTAC GAGAACGTAGACTTTAACAAACCTGTGAGCCTCAGCGATCAGAAGCGAATCCTGAAAATGAAAGCTGACCAGTGCCATAAGGGCAACATTTCATCGTCTG GCTGGTGCCCGGAAGTTTGGGATGAGATATTGTGCTGGCAATCAACGGCACCTGGGGAGTTGGCCATCCTGCCCTGTCCATCTTATATCACTGGGTTTGATGTCCAG GCGAATGCATCCAGAGAATGCATGTCAGATGGCCAGTGGTTTTGGAATAGTAGTACCAATAGTACTTGGAGCAACTACAGTCAATGCTACAGAAATTCATTGGTGACTGTTGTAGTGGCACTGCCCGGTGGTGAAAAGAACAACGGCACTCTTATTAAA AAATTTTTTCCGATAGTAAAGACCATCTCGAAAGTTGGGTATACCGTCTCTCTCTTCACTCTGGTGATAGCTTTCTTAATTTTGGTTGTGATCAA GAAATTGAGGTGCCCCCGGAATATGCTGCACATGCATTTGTTCGCCTCGTTCATGCTCCGCGCGTTCATGGCGCTGATGAAGGACATACTGTTCGTCTCTGGAATCGCCTTAGCCTCAGATGTTATGATAAAAAATGGAAACACATATTGGCTAGTGGACGAGAAAGAAAACAGCTGGCTGTGCAAGGTGTTCACCAGCTTCTGGCAATACTTCATCCTTGCAAACTACTTTTGGATACTAATGGAGGGTCTCTACTTGCACAACTTAGTCTTTCTAGCACTCTTCACCGATATAAACTCAAGCATCATTGGCTACGTTTGCCTCGGATGGG GTCTGCCAGCTGTATTCGTGTCGTGCTGGATAGTGGCGAGAGTGACTCTTGACAACAAGTATTGCTGGACCACTCATGAAAATTCCAACCTCTTCCTCCTTATTCGAGTTCCGACTATGCTGTCGATTCTG ATCAATTTTGGGCTGTTCGTCAATATCGTTAGAGTGCTCCTGTTGAAGCTCAAGTCCACAGTATCGGAGGAGACGCAAAGATACAA AAGGTGGGCGAAAAGTACATTGGTCCTGGTGCCACTTTTTGGAGTACATTATACCGTTTTCTTAGGCATGTCTTATAGTATTGGTGTAGATGAGACTGTTGAAGTTGTGTGGCTCTTCTGCGACCAACTGTTCGCTTCTTTTCAG GGTTTTTTCGTGGCCGTTTTGTATTGTTTCCTGAACGGTGAGGTGCGAACCGAGGTAACCAAGGCGATCAGGAGCCAGAAATTGCCTCGTTTTCGCACTAGGTGGAACTCAAGACCATCCACCCACTCTAACAGCACGTGCAGCTGCAATGCATCGAAACTTGGTAGACGGTCAAAGCGGCCACGTTGGTGGAAAGAACCTTGGCTCTGTTTTCTTCACGACAGGACAGCTCGACGCTCAACCCACTCGATGGCGAGTACACAAG ATATTGGCACGCGAGGAGGTAGTTTAGCGAGCAGCAGAGGTTACTTGGAAATCGCAGGGAACGGACAGAGCGCATATCCGGGAAATCAGGATCAACAGGCGAATCACACGTCACCCCTCTACAGTAAATACACGGATCAATCGTTACTTTCCTTTTGCTCGAAC GTTTCGGAAGTAACGCCTTGCACAGGGCTCAATACAGACAGAATTCGAGAGCAGCATTGTTGGAGTGATTCAGAGTGTTGTCATCTCGCCTACGAGCTACACAATTTACATCATGGGTCCTCATAA
- the LOC117154456 gene encoding vasoactive intestinal polypeptide receptor 2 isoform X1 — MNGYENVDFNKPVSLSDQKRILKMKADQCHKGNISSSGWCPEVWDEILCWQSTAPGELAILPCPSYITGFDVQANASRECMSDGQWFWNSSTNSTWSNYSQCYRNSLVTVVVALPGGEKNNGTLIKKFFPIVKTISKVGYTVSLFTLVIAFLILVVINLSQIGRRKLRCPRNMLHMHLFASFMLRAFMALMKDILFVSGIALASDVMIKNGNTYWLVDEKENSWLCKVFTSFWQYFILANYFWILMEGLYLHNLVFLALFTDINSSIIGYVCLGWGLPAVFVSCWIVARVTLDNKYCWTTHENSNLFLLIRVPTMLSILINFGLFVNIVRVLLLKLKSTVSEETQRYKRWAKSTLVLVPLFGVHYTVFLGMSYSIGVDETVEVVWLFCDQLFASFQGFFVAVLYCFLNGEVRTEVTKAIRSQKLPRFRTRWNSRPSTHSNSTCSCNASKLGRRSKRPRWWKEPWLCFLHDRTARRSTHSMASTQDIGTRGGSLASSRGYLEIAGNGQSAYPGNQDQQANHTSPLYSKYTDQSLLSFCSNVSEVTPCTGLNTDRIREQHCWSDSECCHLAYELHNLHHGSS, encoded by the exons ATGAATGGCTAC GAGAACGTAGACTTTAACAAACCTGTGAGCCTCAGCGATCAGAAGCGAATCCTGAAAATGAAAGCTGACCAGTGCCATAAGGGCAACATTTCATCGTCTG GCTGGTGCCCGGAAGTTTGGGATGAGATATTGTGCTGGCAATCAACGGCACCTGGGGAGTTGGCCATCCTGCCCTGTCCATCTTATATCACTGGGTTTGATGTCCAG GCGAATGCATCCAGAGAATGCATGTCAGATGGCCAGTGGTTTTGGAATAGTAGTACCAATAGTACTTGGAGCAACTACAGTCAATGCTACAGAAATTCATTGGTGACTGTTGTAGTGGCACTGCCCGGTGGTGAAAAGAACAACGGCACTCTTATTAAA AAATTTTTTCCGATAGTAAAGACCATCTCGAAAGTTGGGTATACCGTCTCTCTCTTCACTCTGGTGATAGCTTTCTTAATTTTGGTTGTGATCAA TTTATCCCAAATTGGACGTAGGAAATTGAGGTGCCCCCGGAATATGCTGCACATGCATTTGTTCGCCTCGTTCATGCTCCGCGCGTTCATGGCGCTGATGAAGGACATACTGTTCGTCTCTGGAATCGCCTTAGCCTCAGATGTTATGATAAAAAATGGAAACACATATTGGCTAGTGGACGAGAAAGAAAACAGCTGGCTGTGCAAGGTGTTCACCAGCTTCTGGCAATACTTCATCCTTGCAAACTACTTTTGGATACTAATGGAGGGTCTCTACTTGCACAACTTAGTCTTTCTAGCACTCTTCACCGATATAAACTCAAGCATCATTGGCTACGTTTGCCTCGGATGGG GTCTGCCAGCTGTATTCGTGTCGTGCTGGATAGTGGCGAGAGTGACTCTTGACAACAAGTATTGCTGGACCACTCATGAAAATTCCAACCTCTTCCTCCTTATTCGAGTTCCGACTATGCTGTCGATTCTG ATCAATTTTGGGCTGTTCGTCAATATCGTTAGAGTGCTCCTGTTGAAGCTCAAGTCCACAGTATCGGAGGAGACGCAAAGATACAA AAGGTGGGCGAAAAGTACATTGGTCCTGGTGCCACTTTTTGGAGTACATTATACCGTTTTCTTAGGCATGTCTTATAGTATTGGTGTAGATGAGACTGTTGAAGTTGTGTGGCTCTTCTGCGACCAACTGTTCGCTTCTTTTCAG GGTTTTTTCGTGGCCGTTTTGTATTGTTTCCTGAACGGTGAGGTGCGAACCGAGGTAACCAAGGCGATCAGGAGCCAGAAATTGCCTCGTTTTCGCACTAGGTGGAACTCAAGACCATCCACCCACTCTAACAGCACGTGCAGCTGCAATGCATCGAAACTTGGTAGACGGTCAAAGCGGCCACGTTGGTGGAAAGAACCTTGGCTCTGTTTTCTTCACGACAGGACAGCTCGACGCTCAACCCACTCGATGGCGAGTACACAAG ATATTGGCACGCGAGGAGGTAGTTTAGCGAGCAGCAGAGGTTACTTGGAAATCGCAGGGAACGGACAGAGCGCATATCCGGGAAATCAGGATCAACAGGCGAATCACACGTCACCCCTCTACAGTAAATACACGGATCAATCGTTACTTTCCTTTTGCTCGAAC GTTTCGGAAGTAACGCCTTGCACAGGGCTCAATACAGACAGAATTCGAGAGCAGCATTGTTGGAGTGATTCAGAGTGTTGTCATCTCGCCTACGAGCTACACAATTTACATCATGGGTCCTCATAA
- the LOC117154457 gene encoding protein obstructor-E: MTITTTTVRLLIACGVLGFASSASVHKDSCPEKNGRFSVPSQCDAYIECIDGIPEHKLCPEGLLFNPNVRFAYPCEYPAGVNCDGRPNRQTPQPTDDCPHQYGFFKIGDQQNCGKFMSCVEGRAHVFHCPEGLAFNSESYRCDWPDQVPDCDVESFLGLRCPSDPNDENRLYKFEFYASPYDCQRYFVCVNGRPRLQVCEEGKAFSQLENTCLPAHNVSGCEPLGLPHEKKKVPLIGTVIEGGS, translated from the exons ATGACCATAACAACAACGACCGTTCGTTTGTTGATCGCCTGCGGCGTCCTCGGCTTCGCGAGCT CGGCCAGCGTACACAAAGATAGCTGTCCTGAAAAGAATGGCCGATTTTCTGTGCCATCCCAATGTGACGCTTACATCGAATGCATTGATGGTATCCCGGAACACAAATTATGTCCTGAGGGACTCTTATTCAATCCTAACGTGAGGTTCGCCTATCCTTGTGAATATCCTGCCGGTGTGAATTGTGATGGAAGACCTAACCGAC agaCACCACAGCCAACGGATGACTGTCCCCATCAGTATGGTTTCTTCAAAATCGGAGATCAACAGAATTGTGGCAAATTCATGTCCTGTGTAGAGGGGAGAGCACATGTTTTCCATTGTCCCGAAGGGTTGGCCTTCAACTCTGAATCTTATCGTTGCGACTGGCCTGATCAAGTACCAGACTGCGATGTTGAAT CGTTCTTAGGACTACGGTGCCCAAGTGATCCTAACGATGAAAATCGACTGTACAAGTTTGAGTTCTACGCCAGTCCTTATGACTGTCAACGTTATTTCGTGTGTGTGAATGGTCGGCCACGATTGCAGGTCTGCGAAGAAGGAAAGGCTTTCAGCCAGCTGGAAAACACATGTCTTCCCGCGCACAACGTCAGCGGATG tgaaccaCTCGGTTTGCCGCATGAGAAAAAGAAAGTTCCATTAATAGGTACAGTTATAGAGGGAGGATCATAG